The following coding sequences lie in one Treponema sp. OMZ 790 genomic window:
- a CDS encoding late competence development ComFB family protein → MIIHNVMEDLVYTEVNKVFDEAEEKNESWLTCSCMQCRIDTMCYVLNRVKPRYIKSGRGLAHFLKFEKNEKIQIMADITSLVIEGMHRVLSTQRPHDHEPMLENENAPVFNFPAITGNVLNGSNFNPMEDVTISLKMNGELVPQMSILWDNPYTISDKTPGAYTFCPKAVPAKKAGDTEKFIFVLKAEKEGFDPTNFSFELDITAEDRVNAPLDSSNFYQIKNLFLCTHSEED, encoded by the coding sequence ATGATCATTCATAATGTTATGGAAGACTTGGTATATACCGAAGTCAACAAAGTATTTGATGAGGCCGAAGAAAAAAATGAAAGCTGGCTTACATGCAGTTGTATGCAATGCAGAATCGATACTATGTGCTATGTACTCAATCGGGTTAAACCCCGTTATATAAAATCGGGAAGAGGTTTGGCTCATTTTTTAAAATTCGAAAAGAACGAAAAAATTCAGATAATGGCAGATATTACGAGCCTGGTAATTGAGGGTATGCACAGGGTTCTTTCTACTCAAAGGCCTCACGACCATGAACCTATGCTCGAAAACGAAAACGCTCCCGTTTTTAACTTTCCTGCAATTACCGGGAATGTTTTAAACGGAAGCAACTTTAACCCCATGGAAGATGTCACCATAAGCCTTAAAATGAACGGCGAACTGGTTCCTCAAATGAGTATTTTGTGGGATAATCCGTACACAATATCAGACAAAACACCGGGAGCCTATACTTTCTGCCCCAAAGCAGTGCCTGCAAAAAAAGCAGGAGATACGGAAAAATTTATTTTTGTCTTAAAGGCAGAAAAAGAAGGTTTTGATCCGACCAACTTTTCTTTTGAACTGGATATAACGGCTGAAGACAGAGTAAATGCACCTTTGGATTCTTCAAATTTTTATCAAATTAAAAATTTATTTTTATGTACACACAGTGAGGAAGATTAA
- the purQ gene encoding phosphoribosylformylglycinamidine synthase I, giving the protein MTKPKALVLHATGTNRDGDAARALELAGAEPEIVHINKLKSKEKNWKDYAILVIPGGFSYADALGAGKLFALDLSNYFFDEVSEFVLTGKPVIGICNGFQVLVKSGILPGKEKYGKIVLEKNAYKNRQATLTYNKQGRFECRFTTMIPQKSNCIWTKDLKGNIHCPIAHGEGRFLTGSQKTLDSLFEKGQAALLYGGKDADKGIPANGEYPFNPNGSLADIAGICNTKGNVLGLMPHPENNVVIRERDSELEKERTKLCLDMWKAGVNYVI; this is encoded by the coding sequence ATGACTAAACCTAAAGCCTTAGTATTACATGCAACAGGTACCAATAGGGATGGAGATGCTGCAAGAGCCTTAGAACTTGCAGGGGCCGAACCTGAAATTGTGCATATAAATAAACTTAAATCCAAAGAAAAAAATTGGAAAGATTATGCAATTCTTGTAATTCCGGGCGGTTTTTCTTATGCAGATGCCCTTGGAGCAGGAAAGTTATTTGCCTTGGATTTAAGCAATTATTTTTTTGATGAGGTAAGCGAATTCGTTTTAACGGGAAAACCCGTCATAGGAATTTGCAACGGCTTTCAGGTTTTGGTAAAATCGGGCATCCTCCCCGGCAAAGAAAAATACGGTAAAATCGTCTTAGAAAAAAATGCCTATAAAAACAGACAGGCTACCCTGACTTATAACAAACAGGGTAGATTTGAGTGCCGATTTACAACTATGATTCCTCAAAAATCCAATTGCATTTGGACAAAGGACCTAAAAGGCAATATACACTGCCCCATAGCCCATGGGGAAGGCAGATTTTTAACCGGCTCACAAAAAACTCTTGACAGCTTATTCGAAAAAGGACAAGCAGCCCTTCTCTACGGAGGAAAAGATGCAGATAAGGGGATTCCTGCAAACGGAGAATACCCTTTTAATCCTAACGGTTCTCTTGCAGACATAGCAGGCATATGCAACACAAAGGGAAATGTGCTGGGCCTCATGCCCCATCCCGAAAATAACGTGGTTATAAGGGAAAGAGATTCGGAACTTGAAAAAGAACGCACAAAACTCTGCCTTGATATGTGGAAGGCAGGAGTAAATTACGTTATTTAA
- a CDS encoding SH3 domain-containing protein: MNNFFQKIKPIFFILVLTIFAVSCSNKIGYGVVNWSIPEYNLTAGDIIPVYVRSNIEKVYIVGLNEKTSVRVEIPLWQLSFFESKKQAVKFQSKLAEQKHNYAKVKLDGLPMRSDPDNNSAPVYRLKEGQIVKILWLGEGVPVLKGGKPMDGQWYRVLTGDGIKGWCFSYNLAIYDETNKETSENANLAQETDAELEAILSEFWYPENYRKMINNRQIDLDKMSLTWGFFPGLRSGIARVELENTKISFPYTRVIKTGNKYNFEGSNLSMQIRGKDIITIEFSDKNGKHRLENFITLNATPEDIINKEIKRREMLIDKIAKTSSEFKSENFGSLKIMSDGQFIWSGYTLISPSIIPSGAGSSGKVSIKNFLDKKLSTDYQGALSFRFEKTAEPVVFMYSISSKGLRLEAVEPSGIKDNIVMRRSLNPVILFFSAD; this comes from the coding sequence ATGAATAATTTTTTTCAAAAAATAAAACCGATTTTTTTTATTTTAGTTTTGACGATTTTTGCCGTTTCCTGTTCAAATAAAATAGGATACGGAGTAGTAAACTGGTCTATTCCCGAATACAATCTTACTGCAGGCGATATTATTCCGGTTTATGTAAGATCAAACATAGAAAAGGTTTACATTGTAGGCTTAAACGAAAAAACGAGTGTCAGGGTCGAAATTCCGCTTTGGCAGTTAAGTTTTTTTGAATCAAAAAAACAAGCCGTCAAATTTCAATCTAAACTTGCAGAACAAAAACACAATTATGCGAAAGTTAAGTTGGATGGGCTTCCTATGAGATCAGATCCTGATAATAACTCCGCTCCTGTATACAGATTAAAAGAAGGACAGATTGTTAAAATTCTTTGGCTGGGCGAAGGAGTTCCTGTATTAAAAGGCGGAAAACCGATGGACGGTCAATGGTACAGGGTATTGACGGGAGACGGTATAAAAGGCTGGTGTTTTTCGTATAATCTTGCAATCTACGACGAAACAAATAAAGAAACTTCGGAAAATGCGAATTTAGCTCAAGAAACTGATGCAGAACTTGAGGCGATTTTAAGCGAATTTTGGTATCCCGAAAACTACCGCAAGATGATTAACAATAGACAAATCGACCTCGATAAAATGAGTTTAACATGGGGCTTTTTTCCCGGCTTGCGCTCCGGTATTGCCAGAGTTGAGCTTGAGAATACGAAAATTTCTTTTCCCTACACAAGGGTCATCAAGACAGGAAATAAATACAACTTTGAAGGCTCAAATCTTTCGATGCAGATAAGGGGAAAGGATATTATAACTATTGAATTTTCGGATAAAAACGGAAAACACAGGCTGGAAAATTTTATAACCTTAAATGCCACACCCGAAGATATAATCAATAAAGAAATAAAAAGACGGGAGATGCTGATAGACAAAATAGCAAAAACTTCCTCAGAATTTAAATCGGAAAATTTCGGTTCATTAAAAATAATGTCCGATGGTCAGTTTATTTGGAGCGGTTATACCCTTATCTCTCCTTCTATTATACCCTCGGGAGCAGGTTCTTCGGGAAAGGTAAGCATAAAGAATTTTTTGGATAAAAAGCTTTCAACCGACTATCAGGGGGCTTTGAGTTTTAGATTTGAAAAAACGGCAGAACCTGTTGTGTTTATGTACAGTATTTCCTCCAAAGGCCTACGCCTTGAAGCAGTAGAACCTTCAGGAATAAAAGATAATATTGTAATGCGCAGAAGCCTAAATCCGGTAATTTTATTCTTTTCTGCAGATTAA